One part of the Vicia villosa cultivar HV-30 ecotype Madison, WI linkage group LG6, Vvil1.0, whole genome shotgun sequence genome encodes these proteins:
- the LOC131613160 gene encoding amino acid transporter AVT1I-like, translated as MAATLAANVPLLGDAITDEEKVIASDSSSKNEVSFFRSCLNLLNAVAGIGILSIPYALASGGWLSLPFLFSIAAIAFYTGLLMKRCMEKHSNIRTFPDMGELAFGKTGKLIVAISMYTEHYLLTIGFLILEGDNLSHLFPIEEFQVAGISIDAKQFFVILVALIVLPTICLDNLSLISYVSASGIFATTIIILSISWSATFDGVGVKQKGDLVNWNGISTAVSLYTVCYSAHPVFPIIYNSMKKKHQFSYVLIVCFMLATTAFALFAIIGYIMFGSKVESQVTLNLPLDKLSSRIAIYTTLVTPITKFAIVAMPITDALKKLLPKKFKNNRMTNIFLSTVLLTSSVFVTLALPFFGSLMSLVGAFLTVTASILLPCLCYLKISGIYRKFEFETIVIVVIILVAIVMGISGTYTSVVELVQESSNK; from the exons ATGGCTGCAACTTTGGCTGCAAATGTGCCTTTACTAGGTGATGCCATAACTGATGAGGAGAAAGTTATAGCCTCAGATTCTTCAAGCAAAAATGAAGTATCTTTTTTTCGTTCATGTCTTAATTTACTCAATGCAGTTGCAG GTATTGGAATACTATCAATTCCATATGCTTTAGCTTCAGGAGGGTGGCTAAGTTTaccatttttattttctattgctGCAATAGCATTTTACACTGGTTTATTAATGAAAAGATGTATGGAAAAACATTCCAACATAAGAACATTTCCTGATATGGGTGAACTTGCATTTGGAAAAACCGGAAAATTAATAGTAGCAATATCAATGTATACTGAGCACTATTTACTTACAATAGGTTTCTTGATACTTGAAGGAGACAATTTGAGTCACTTATTTCCCATTGAAGAGTTTCAAGTGGCTGGTATATCAATTGATGCAAAGCAATTCTTTGTGATATTGGTTGCCCTAATTGTTTTGCCAACGATTTGTTTGGATAATCTGAGTTTGATTTCTTATGTATCTGCTAGTGGTATTTTTGCTACTACAATTATCATTTTGTCAATATCATGGTCTGCAACATTTGATGGAGTTGGTGTTAAACAAAAGGGTGATTTAGTCAATTGGAATGGTATTTCTACCGCGGTTAGCCTGTATACCGTTTGCTATAGTGCACATCCTGTTTTTCCAATTATCTACAATTCCATGAAGAAGAAACATCAATTCTCTTAT GTCCTAATTGTATGCTTTATGTTAGCAACGACTGCTTTTGCATTATTCGCTATAATTGGTTACATAATGTTTGGTTCAAAAGTTGAATCACAAGTAACATTAAATTTACCACTGGACAAATTAAGTTCAAGAATAGCAATTTACACAACTTTGGTGACTCCAATAACTAAGTTTGCTATAGTTGCAATGCCAATTACAGAtgctttaaaaaaattacttccaaagaaattcaagaataaTAGAATGACCAACATCTTTTTGAGTACTGTTCTTCTAACTAGTAGTGTTTTTGTCACATTGGCTCTTCCATTTTTTGGATCTCTCATGTCATTGGTTGGTGCATTTCTAACAGTCACGGCTTCTATTCTCCTTCCTTGCTTGTGTTACTTGAAGATTTCAGGCATTTACAGGAAATTTGAGTTTGAGACAATtgtaatagtagtaataatattaGTAGCTATAGTAATGGGAATATCTGGAACATACACTTCAGTTGTTGAACTAGTACAAGAATCTTCTAACAAATAG